DNA from Pelobacter propionicus DSM 2379:
TTCAGGAAGGACTCCCCCTGGGGCACGCTGAACCCGCTTCGGACCAGGGAGAAGGGCGAAGCGGGAAGGGAGCATGCGCCAGGGGAACATTCCTGACCAGTCGGTACAGTCGCTTCACAACACTCAAGCATGAAAGGAGAGACAGCATGAAATGGATGAAAACACCGGTACTGGTTGCGCTGTTCGTGGCAGGTGCATTGCAGATGGGCGGATGCGCCGGAAGCTATCAGGCGCGCAGCGTTGACCTCAAGGAATCGCCGCTGGTCAACCCGGAGATTCTGGTCGAGGGGAGCGGTAATCAGGCCCTGTACCGATACGTGAACCCAAAGGCCGAAGTCAAGAGCTACAACAAGGTAATGATCGACCCGGTCATCATCTACAAGGATGGCGAGCTGGACAAGGACCAGCTGGAGAACCTGCAGGCACTGGCCAACAACGCCCATGTCTACTTGAGCAAGGAACTTGAGCAGGATTACACGGTCGTTACCTCGGCTGAGCCGGGCACCATGCGCATCCAGTGGGCAATCATCGATGCAGACTCCTCCAAGCCGGCCCGCAATACGATCTCCACGCTCTCTCCCATCGGCATCGGCCTTAATATCGTCAAAATGTCCGTCACCGGCAAGCAGATGGGGGTGGGTGAGATAACCCTGCAGATGAAAATTACCGACGCCTCCAGCGGCGAACTGCTGGGTGCGGCCCTGGACCGGCGCGTGGGAGGCAAAACCATCACCAAGCTCTGGAGCAGCTGGTATAACGCCGACGAGGCACTCAAATACTGGGCCAAGAAAATACGCTTTGCCCTGTGCGACAACCGGGGTGGCACCAACTGCGTCATGCCGGACTGATCAGGCGGTATTCCGCGCCAGCCGTCGATGGATATCGGCGGCTGGTTCGTACCGATGGCAACAAGGAAAAGAGTGCGGCCGTTGTAACCATGAGTTAGAATGGCTGACGCTTCAAGAAACCGAGGCCTGCTTCACATGGCCAGGACAAATTCCCCGCACGCAGTTCCATCCCCACCAGGCCAACCGACTGAGCGATTCAGCGACGGCGTAAGGGAACAGGAGACACGCCATGAGCGCCAGTGAGATCAGCCTGGAGCGGTCCGGCGATGGCGATTTGCCGCTGCTGATCGCCTGTCACGAGTGTGACCTCCTCCAGCGGGAGATCAAGCTTCTCCCCGGCAA
Protein-coding regions in this window:
- a CDS encoding DUF3313 domain-containing protein, encoding MKWMKTPVLVALFVAGALQMGGCAGSYQARSVDLKESPLVNPEILVEGSGNQALYRYVNPKAEVKSYNKVMIDPVIIYKDGELDKDQLENLQALANNAHVYLSKELEQDYTVVTSAEPGTMRIQWAIIDADSSKPARNTISTLSPIGIGLNIVKMSVTGKQMGVGEITLQMKITDASSGELLGAALDRRVGGKTITKLWSSWYNADEALKYWAKKIRFALCDNRGGTNCVMPD